The proteins below are encoded in one region of Deinococcus budaensis:
- a CDS encoding extracellular solute-binding protein, with translation MKRFLLAMTALLLTGTTLAQANKTLTVYSGRAKTFVDPIVQQFERSTGIKVNVRYGTDSQLVAAIREEGARSPADVYWGNSVGALGELAQDGRFVRLGTALTRNVAADYVPDDRSWLPTTLRFRVLAYNPGKIKPEQLPDSVLDLPKMTSLKGRIGWTVSYPSFQDFLAGMIAKHGEATTRAWIEGMKALQPKDYKTSNVGMLEAMRAGEIDVALTNHYYIQRVNRLSYPVETYFFKNGDIGNLGNATGAAILKTSKNQASAVRLLSALVGKDAQTFFLSVNFEYPVIGNILQPTTMLPYTDVTKRSPRLDPAVLPKNIEKAQKLLRDAGLL, from the coding sequence GTGAAACGCTTCCTGCTGGCGATGACCGCCCTGCTGCTCACCGGGACCACCCTGGCGCAGGCGAACAAGACCCTGACCGTGTACTCGGGCCGGGCCAAGACTTTCGTGGACCCCATCGTGCAGCAGTTCGAGCGCTCGACTGGCATCAAGGTGAACGTGCGCTACGGCACCGACAGCCAGCTGGTCGCCGCGATCCGCGAGGAGGGCGCCCGCAGCCCCGCCGACGTGTACTGGGGCAACAGCGTGGGCGCGCTGGGCGAACTTGCGCAGGACGGCCGGTTCGTGCGGCTGGGCACGGCCCTGACCCGCAACGTGGCCGCCGACTACGTGCCCGACGACCGCTCCTGGCTGCCCACCACCCTGCGGTTTCGCGTGCTGGCCTACAACCCGGGCAAGATCAAGCCCGAGCAGCTTCCCGACAGCGTGCTGGACCTGCCCAAGATGACCAGCCTGAAAGGCCGCATCGGCTGGACCGTGAGCTACCCGTCCTTCCAGGATTTCCTGGCGGGCATGATCGCCAAGCACGGCGAGGCGACCACCAGGGCGTGGATCGAGGGCATGAAGGCGCTGCAACCCAAGGACTACAAGACCAGCAACGTCGGGATGCTGGAGGCCATGCGTGCGGGCGAGATCGACGTGGCGCTGACCAACCACTACTACATCCAGCGCGTGAACCGCCTGAGTTACCCCGTCGAGACGTACTTTTTCAAGAACGGCGACATCGGCAACCTGGGCAACGCGACGGGCGCGGCCATCCTGAAGACCAGCAAGAACCAGGCCAGCGCCGTCCGGCTGCTGAGCGCCCTGGTCGGCAAGGACGCCCAGACCTTTTTCCTGAGCGTGAACTTCGAGTACCCGGTGATCGGCAACATCCTCCAGCCCACCACCATGCTGCCCTATACGGACGTGACCAAGCGCAGCCCCCGCCTGGACCCCGCCGTGCTGCCCAAGAACATCGAGAAGGCGCAGAAGCTGCTGCGCGACGCCGGACTGCTGTAA
- a CDS encoding D-alanine--D-alanine ligase, translated as MKKRILLLAGGQSGEHEVSLMSARSVLAALPRDQFDVTPVVISPQGRWLAPTDTARALETGQATSSGGDLVLHRAASAEGYDAVFPLLHGPMGEDGTVQGLLTLAGIPFVGSGVLGSAACMDKVMTKQVLASAGVPQVAWRLALRGEWQRGPQEVRDRADELGYPLFVKPANLGSSVGISKVGAPGELDAALDLAFSLDRRVILEAMTAFRPREVEVGILGNDAPIASPVGELRFDADFYDYETKYTQGRAEMHIPAPLPPEVAGRVRTLALTAFRALDCAGLARVDFFYVEETGELLLNEVNTMPGFTTTSMYPKLFEAAGLSYSALVTRLIELALEDR; from the coding sequence GTGAAGAAACGCATCCTGCTGCTGGCGGGCGGACAGTCCGGAGAACACGAGGTCAGCCTGATGAGCGCCCGGAGCGTGTTGGCGGCGCTGCCGCGCGACCAATTCGACGTGACGCCAGTGGTGATCAGCCCGCAGGGCCGCTGGCTCGCGCCCACCGACACCGCCCGCGCCCTGGAGACGGGGCAGGCCACGTCCTCCGGCGGCGACCTGGTGCTGCACCGCGCCGCCAGCGCGGAAGGCTACGACGCCGTCTTTCCGCTGCTGCACGGCCCGATGGGCGAAGACGGCACGGTCCAGGGCCTGCTCACGCTGGCGGGTATCCCCTTCGTGGGGTCGGGCGTGCTGGGGTCGGCGGCCTGCATGGACAAGGTGATGACCAAGCAGGTGCTCGCCTCGGCGGGGGTGCCGCAGGTGGCGTGGCGCTTGGCCCTGCGCGGCGAGTGGCAGCGGGGGCCGCAGGAGGTCCGTGACCGCGCCGACGAACTGGGCTACCCCCTCTTCGTGAAGCCCGCCAACCTGGGGTCCAGCGTGGGCATCAGCAAGGTCGGCGCGCCAGGGGAGCTGGACGCGGCCCTCGACCTGGCCTTTTCCCTCGACCGCCGGGTGATTCTGGAGGCGATGACGGCCTTCAGGCCCCGCGAGGTGGAGGTCGGGATTCTGGGCAACGACGCGCCCATCGCCAGCCCGGTGGGCGAGCTGCGCTTCGACGCCGACTTCTACGACTACGAGACCAAATACACCCAGGGCCGCGCCGAGATGCACATTCCGGCCCCGTTGCCCCCCGAGGTGGCCGGGCGAGTGCGCACGCTGGCCCTGACCGCCTTCCGGGCGCTCGACTGCGCGGGGCTGGCCCGCGTGGACTTCTTCTATGTCGAGGAGACCGGCGAGCTGCTGCTCAACGAGGTCAACACCATGCCCGGTTTCACGACCACCTCGATGTACCCCAAGCTGTTCGAGGCGGCGGGCCTGAGCTACAGCGCGCTGGTGACCCGGCTGATCGAGCTGGCGCTGGAAGACAGGTAG